A part of Oncorhynchus kisutch isolate 150728-3 linkage group LG2, Okis_V2, whole genome shotgun sequence genomic DNA contains:
- the LOC109900666 gene encoding T-cell immunoreceptor with Ig and ITIM domains isoform X5 yields MEKCRLSAVLLLAQIGLYSVVLEAQVSVEPQVTGYLGNDVTLRCKLLEGNLIQAEWQWEMSDTKKFSIAVFNPNLGQNISGSPLKGRLEFAGASTGDSSITIKDVEMTDAGKYICLLTVFPSGSFERTTILTVLNQIPPPSSGQVVGIVTAALLVTVVVTATAYLIIVRKRHKALFNPSVSIDASSLVVNADRTGREEDLVYSEIVRLNIDKRKAHDPSGEDQKDADVKPAEDVTYSAVAVGNQHSLREDTVYSQVVRKDWDIDDVWTV; encoded by the exons ATGGAAAAATGCAGACTGTCTGCCGTTTTGCTGCTGGCACAAATTGGCCTCTATTCAG TAGTGTTGGAAGCTCAGGTCAGTGTTGAACCACAGGTGACAGGGTACCTGGGTAATGATGTCACACTGCGTTGTAAGTTGCTCGAGGGCAATCTCATTCAGGCTGAGTGGCAGTGGGAGATGTCAGATACTAAAAAGTTTTCCATAGCTGTCTTTAACCCTAACTTAGGGCAAAACATTTCTGGGTCACCTCTAAAAGGGAGGTTGGAGTTCGCTGGAGCTTCCACCGGTGATTCCTCTATTACTATAAAAGATGTGGAGATGACTGATGCAGGGAAATACATCTGTCTCCTGACAGTCTTCCCTAGTGGCTCATTTGAGAGAACAACCATCCTCACTGTACTGA ATCAGATTCCACCTCCATCATCTGGCCAGGTTGTGGGAATTGTTACCGCAGCCCTCCTGGTAACAGTTGTCGTGACAGCCACAGCTTACCTCATCATTGTCAGGAAGAG GCACAAGGCTTTATTCAACCCCTCTGTCAGCATTG ATGCAAGCAGCCTGGTGGTCAatgcagacaggacaggaagagaagag GACCTGGTTTATTCTGAGATCGTCAGATTGAACATTGACAAGAGGAAAGCACACGACCCATCGGGAGAAGACCAGAAAGATGCAGACGTCAAGCCAGCTGAGGATGTCACCTACTCTGCAGTGGCAGTGGGGAACCAGCATTCTTTAAGGGAAGACACAGTTTACTCTCAGGTGGTGAGAAAGGACTGGGACATAGATGATGTATGGACTGTCTAA
- the LOC109900666 gene encoding carcinoembryonic antigen-related cell adhesion molecule 6 isoform X1 — METAVAISLTLFILTGLCAGQGLFPQGSVNGAEGGTAMFITNLIPPAQPFIIISWTVGGANIITSTSDDSIGPGYGDRITLNKTTGSLELRNLTLADSGGYRVAITTATAETINGSTELVVYENVSDANITGPSNNLFADVSSANLTCEAAGNITTIQWTKEGQPLSAGGNILFSEENRKVSISPVKRHDSGEYVCKLTNPASSATASYRMIVNYGPESMTILGRHIAEVESFTLIYCSVQSVPPATFTWLFNGQQTGVHEAGYIIRSVSYNNSGDYRCDARNDLTGNVISVDHSLSVKDKTPPPLSPEGAAGIAVAVMLVVVAVALGLYFGLTHQRNNSTNTTETGSSHAPDTNHGPGTSLAPDTSHGPGAKGGRVYENLGPPLPPPRGSNIYNRSIKCWLWIHPSSFTP; from the exons ATGGAAACTGCAGTagccatctctctcactctgttcatACTCACAG GTCTCTGTGCTGGTCAGGGTCTGTTTCCACAAGGTTCTGTGAATGGAGCAGAAGGAGGGACAGCGATGTTCATCACAAATCTAATCCCACCAGCCCAGCCGTTCATAATAATATCCTGGACTGTTGGTGGAGCCAACATTATAACCTCTACCAGTGATGACTCTATAGGGCCTGGATACGGAGACAGGATCACTCTGAACAAAACTACTGGATCTCTGGAGCTCAGGAATCTGACCCTGGCTGACAGTGGAGGATACAGAGTGGCTATAACAACAGCTACAGCAGAAACAATCAATGGATCAACTGAACTGGTTGTGTATG AGAATGTTTCTGATGCCAACATCACAGGACCATCAAACAATCTGTTTGCAGATGTGAGCTCCGCCAACTTAACCTGTGAGGCTGCTGGTAACATCACTACTATACAATGGACGAAGGAAGGTCAGCCTCTGTCTGCCGGTGGCAATATATTATTCTCAGAGGAAAACAGGAAAGTATCCATCAGTCCTGTGAAGAGACACGACAGCGGAGAATATGTGTGTAAACTCACCAACCCTGCCAGCTCTGCTACTGCCTCCTATAGAATGATAGTGAACT ATGGACCAGAGTCCATGACCATCCTGGGCCGACACATCGCTGAGGTGGAGTCATTCACCCTTATTTACTGCTCTGTTCAGTCTGTACCGCCTGCTACATTCACCTGGTTGTTCAATGGCCAGCAGACAGGTGTACATGAAGCTGGATACATCATAAGGAGCGTCAGCTACAACAACAGTGGGGACTACAGATGTGATGCTAGGAATGATCTCACCGGAAATGTTATCAGTGTGGACCATAGTCTGTCAGTGAAAG ATAAAACCCCTCCACCCCTAAGCCCAGAGGGAGCAGCAGGTATAGCAGTCGCTGTGATGTTGGTTGTGGTTGCTGTAGCTCTTGGTCTCTATTTCGGCCTAACTCATCAACG GAACAATTCCACAAATACTACTGAGACAG GAAGCAGCCATGCACCTGACACCAACCATGGACCAGGAACCAGCCTTGCACCTGACACCAGTCATGGACCAGGAGCAAAAG GTGGTCGTGTGTATGAGAATCTAGGACCTCCATTACCCCCTCCAAGA GGCTCCAACATATACAACAGAAGTATAAAGTG TTGGCTTTGGATTCACCCATCAAGTTTTACACCGTAA
- the LOC109900666 gene encoding carcinoembryonic antigen-related cell adhesion molecule 6 isoform X3 yields the protein METAVAISLTLFILTGLCAGQGLFPQGSVNGAEGGTAMFITNLIPPAQPFIIISWTVGGANIITSTSDDSIGPGYGDRITLNKTTGSLELRNLTLADSGGYRVAITTATAETINGSTELVVYENVSDANITGPSNNLFADVSSANLTCEAAGNITTIQWTKEGQPLSAGGNILFSEENRKVSISPVKRHDSGEYVCKLTNPASSATASYRMIVNYGPESMTILGRHIAEVESFTLIYCSVQSVPPATFTWLFNGQQTGVHEAGYIIRSVSYNNSGDYRCDARNDLTGNVISVDHSLSVKDKTPPPLSPEGAAGIAVAVMLVVVAVALGLYFGLTHQRNNSTNTTETGSSHAPDTNHGPGTSLAPDTSHGPGAKGGRVYENLGPPLPPPRGSNIYNRSIK from the exons ATGGAAACTGCAGTagccatctctctcactctgttcatACTCACAG GTCTCTGTGCTGGTCAGGGTCTGTTTCCACAAGGTTCTGTGAATGGAGCAGAAGGAGGGACAGCGATGTTCATCACAAATCTAATCCCACCAGCCCAGCCGTTCATAATAATATCCTGGACTGTTGGTGGAGCCAACATTATAACCTCTACCAGTGATGACTCTATAGGGCCTGGATACGGAGACAGGATCACTCTGAACAAAACTACTGGATCTCTGGAGCTCAGGAATCTGACCCTGGCTGACAGTGGAGGATACAGAGTGGCTATAACAACAGCTACAGCAGAAACAATCAATGGATCAACTGAACTGGTTGTGTATG AGAATGTTTCTGATGCCAACATCACAGGACCATCAAACAATCTGTTTGCAGATGTGAGCTCCGCCAACTTAACCTGTGAGGCTGCTGGTAACATCACTACTATACAATGGACGAAGGAAGGTCAGCCTCTGTCTGCCGGTGGCAATATATTATTCTCAGAGGAAAACAGGAAAGTATCCATCAGTCCTGTGAAGAGACACGACAGCGGAGAATATGTGTGTAAACTCACCAACCCTGCCAGCTCTGCTACTGCCTCCTATAGAATGATAGTGAACT ATGGACCAGAGTCCATGACCATCCTGGGCCGACACATCGCTGAGGTGGAGTCATTCACCCTTATTTACTGCTCTGTTCAGTCTGTACCGCCTGCTACATTCACCTGGTTGTTCAATGGCCAGCAGACAGGTGTACATGAAGCTGGATACATCATAAGGAGCGTCAGCTACAACAACAGTGGGGACTACAGATGTGATGCTAGGAATGATCTCACCGGAAATGTTATCAGTGTGGACCATAGTCTGTCAGTGAAAG ATAAAACCCCTCCACCCCTAAGCCCAGAGGGAGCAGCAGGTATAGCAGTCGCTGTGATGTTGGTTGTGGTTGCTGTAGCTCTTGGTCTCTATTTCGGCCTAACTCATCAACG GAACAATTCCACAAATACTACTGAGACAG GAAGCAGCCATGCACCTGACACCAACCATGGACCAGGAACCAGCCTTGCACCTGACACCAGTCATGGACCAGGAGCAAAAG GTGGTCGTGTGTATGAGAATCTAGGACCTCCATTACCCCCTCCAAGA GGCTCCAACATATACAACAGAAGTATAAAGTG A
- the LOC109900666 gene encoding carcinoembryonic antigen-related cell adhesion molecule 21 isoform X4, with protein METAVAISLTLFILTGLCAGQGLFPQGSVNGAEGGTAMFITNLIPPAQPFIIISWTVGGANIITSTSDDSIGPGYGDRITLNKTTGSLELRNLTLADSGGYRVAITTATAETINGSTELVVYENVSDANITGPSNNLFADVSSANLTCEAAGNITTIQWTKEGQPLSAGGNILFSEENRKVSISPVKRHDSGEYVCKLTNPASSATASYRMIVNYKTPPPLSPEGAAGIAVAVMLVVVAVALGLYFGLTHQRNNSTNTTETGSSHAPDTNHGPGTSLAPDTSHGPGAKGGRVYENLGPPLPPPRGSNIYNRSIKCWLWIHPSSFTP; from the exons ATGGAAACTGCAGTagccatctctctcactctgttcatACTCACAG GTCTCTGTGCTGGTCAGGGTCTGTTTCCACAAGGTTCTGTGAATGGAGCAGAAGGAGGGACAGCGATGTTCATCACAAATCTAATCCCACCAGCCCAGCCGTTCATAATAATATCCTGGACTGTTGGTGGAGCCAACATTATAACCTCTACCAGTGATGACTCTATAGGGCCTGGATACGGAGACAGGATCACTCTGAACAAAACTACTGGATCTCTGGAGCTCAGGAATCTGACCCTGGCTGACAGTGGAGGATACAGAGTGGCTATAACAACAGCTACAGCAGAAACAATCAATGGATCAACTGAACTGGTTGTGTATG AGAATGTTTCTGATGCCAACATCACAGGACCATCAAACAATCTGTTTGCAGATGTGAGCTCCGCCAACTTAACCTGTGAGGCTGCTGGTAACATCACTACTATACAATGGACGAAGGAAGGTCAGCCTCTGTCTGCCGGTGGCAATATATTATTCTCAGAGGAAAACAGGAAAGTATCCATCAGTCCTGTGAAGAGACACGACAGCGGAGAATATGTGTGTAAACTCACCAACCCTGCCAGCTCTGCTACTGCCTCCTATAGAATGATAGTGAACT ATAAAACCCCTCCACCCCTAAGCCCAGAGGGAGCAGCAGGTATAGCAGTCGCTGTGATGTTGGTTGTGGTTGCTGTAGCTCTTGGTCTCTATTTCGGCCTAACTCATCAACG GAACAATTCCACAAATACTACTGAGACAG GAAGCAGCCATGCACCTGACACCAACCATGGACCAGGAACCAGCCTTGCACCTGACACCAGTCATGGACCAGGAGCAAAAG GTGGTCGTGTGTATGAGAATCTAGGACCTCCATTACCCCCTCCAAGA GGCTCCAACATATACAACAGAAGTATAAAGTG TTGGCTTTGGATTCACCCATCAAGTTTTACACCGTAA
- the LOC109900666 gene encoding carcinoembryonic antigen-related cell adhesion molecule 6 isoform X2, translated as METAVAISLTLFILTGLCAGQGLFPQGSVNGAEGGTAMFITNLIPPAQPFIIISWTVGGANIITSTSDDSIGPGYGDRITLNKTTGSLELRNLTLADSGGYRVAITTATAETINGSTELVVYENVSDANITGPSNNLFADVSSANLTCEAAGNITTIQWTKEGQPLSAGGNILFSEENRKVSISPVKRHDSGEYVCKLTNPASSATASYRMIVNYGPESMTILGRHIAEVESFTLIYCSVQSVPPATFTWLFNGQQTGVHEAGYIIRSVSYNNSGDYRCDARNDLTGNVISVDHSLSVKDKTPPPLSPEGAAGIAVAVMLVVVAVALGLYFGLTHQRNNSTNTTETGSSHAPDTNHGPGTSLAPDTSHGPGAKGGRVYENLGPPLPPPRGSNIYNRSIKC; from the exons ATGGAAACTGCAGTagccatctctctcactctgttcatACTCACAG GTCTCTGTGCTGGTCAGGGTCTGTTTCCACAAGGTTCTGTGAATGGAGCAGAAGGAGGGACAGCGATGTTCATCACAAATCTAATCCCACCAGCCCAGCCGTTCATAATAATATCCTGGACTGTTGGTGGAGCCAACATTATAACCTCTACCAGTGATGACTCTATAGGGCCTGGATACGGAGACAGGATCACTCTGAACAAAACTACTGGATCTCTGGAGCTCAGGAATCTGACCCTGGCTGACAGTGGAGGATACAGAGTGGCTATAACAACAGCTACAGCAGAAACAATCAATGGATCAACTGAACTGGTTGTGTATG AGAATGTTTCTGATGCCAACATCACAGGACCATCAAACAATCTGTTTGCAGATGTGAGCTCCGCCAACTTAACCTGTGAGGCTGCTGGTAACATCACTACTATACAATGGACGAAGGAAGGTCAGCCTCTGTCTGCCGGTGGCAATATATTATTCTCAGAGGAAAACAGGAAAGTATCCATCAGTCCTGTGAAGAGACACGACAGCGGAGAATATGTGTGTAAACTCACCAACCCTGCCAGCTCTGCTACTGCCTCCTATAGAATGATAGTGAACT ATGGACCAGAGTCCATGACCATCCTGGGCCGACACATCGCTGAGGTGGAGTCATTCACCCTTATTTACTGCTCTGTTCAGTCTGTACCGCCTGCTACATTCACCTGGTTGTTCAATGGCCAGCAGACAGGTGTACATGAAGCTGGATACATCATAAGGAGCGTCAGCTACAACAACAGTGGGGACTACAGATGTGATGCTAGGAATGATCTCACCGGAAATGTTATCAGTGTGGACCATAGTCTGTCAGTGAAAG ATAAAACCCCTCCACCCCTAAGCCCAGAGGGAGCAGCAGGTATAGCAGTCGCTGTGATGTTGGTTGTGGTTGCTGTAGCTCTTGGTCTCTATTTCGGCCTAACTCATCAACG GAACAATTCCACAAATACTACTGAGACAG GAAGCAGCCATGCACCTGACACCAACCATGGACCAGGAACCAGCCTTGCACCTGACACCAGTCATGGACCAGGAGCAAAAG GTGGTCGTGTGTATGAGAATCTAGGACCTCCATTACCCCCTCCAAGA GGCTCCAACATATACAACAGAAGTATAAAGTG CTGA